A segment of the Hallerella succinigenes genome:
ATCGTAGCCCTTACAGACGTTAGCGAATTCAGCGAGGAGACCTTCGTCCGTCACCCACGGAGAGCAGAGGGAGTCGTTATCCGGGTCCGGGAGCTTGGTTGGGCAGCCGCTGAAGTTCGGCGAACCAGCCTGAGCCGGGCATTCATCGATGCCGGTGCAAACGTCAGCAAACTTAGCGAGCATATTCTTCTGAGAAACCCACGGGTCGCAAACGCCGTCCGCATCCGGATCCGGATTGTCGAGCGGGCAACCGTCAGAGCCTGCGCCCTGTTCGTTCGGGCACTGGTCAATGCCTTCGCAGATTTCAGCAAATTCGGAATGGAGACCCTTTTCGGCTACCCAAGCATCGCAAATACCATCTTCATCCAAGTCCGGGTTCGGCCACGGGCAACCATCGTTGCGCTTGTCGCCGCGTTCATCCGGGCACTTGTCTTCGCTATCAGGAACGCCGTCACCATCGCGATCCGGGTCGATCAGGAAGCCAGACCACGTGATGCCGCCGAAGCCGTAAGCCTGCGGAACCGTGCGGGCCTTGTAAGTCCAAACCGCTTCCGTATTGCCATTGGTCATGTGAGAACCGTCATGCGAGAATCCACCAGACACACGACCTTCCGTGTACTTCTTTGTCACAGCGAAGTGACCACCGACCTGAAGGTCGAGGTGAGAACCGATATGGAACACGAGACCCACAGAGGCTTCGTTCATCGTCATCGGTTTGAGACCTTCGTAGTCGCCATCAAAGATGTCCATATAGTATTCACCGAAGATGGAAACGACCGGAAGCGGATAGATTTCGATACCGGCAGCCACATTATAGAAGCCCGGGAAATTATCGTTACCCACCGTGAAACGGTAGCCGCCGTTCAAGTGGATGAGAATCGGAGCGGCTTCGATCTTACGCATATCCATCGTTGCTGCGAGAACAAAACGCATGATCGAGTTCTTGTTACCGTAAGCGTAACCAACGCCCGTATTTCTATTGATATAATCCGGTTCGCGGATCCAAAGACCGCGCTTGTTCGCGTCCGTCGTCGGGAAATCCATGCCGAGGAGCAACGCGATATCAAAAAGCTGATCTTCCGGAAGCGGTGCACGGAACTTCAAGCTAGCGCGGAGATTACCGAGATAGCCCTGATTAGCCGCATCACCTGCACGCGTTTCCTTGCCTTTTTCATCGGTATACTTATCAAAACCGACATGGTCATAATAAAGCGGAAGCATTACCGCTACGTCCACAATTTCGAACATGCCAAAGGACATGCCGAAGTAGCCGTTTGCACCATAATATTCAGACACGCCGTTACGGCCCGTGTTCGAATAGAACTCTTCGTCCGAGAAAACGCTCTTGTCATTCGAGATATCGCCCAAAACGCTGATACCCAACTGACCATGCTTCATGGACTGTGCTGAATATGTTTTGTCAAAACCGAGTTGTCCGCTCTTGTTAAAGGTTTCGTGCGCAAAAGCGAGCGAAGCCGATAAACCAAGAAGGGCCAAACACTTTATGCAGTTTTTCATTGGTTCTCCTTCTTATAAACCAATCCGAACCCGCCAACTGCGACGGGCATATTCCTAAGGAAAAAGATAGTTAGAAAAGCTTTTTTTGTCTTTATCATTTTGTTTCAACGCAACTTCGTTACCGCATTTTTACATTGCATCTTTCGTTTACAAATCGTTACGTTTCAAAGAGTTCCGGGAACTCCCGGCGCAGGCTCGTAAACCCTCGGAACGAAATAATCAAATGGTCGAGCACCGGGATTTCGAGAAGCTTGCCCGCCTGTACAAGACAACGCGTCACCTGTTTATCTTCTTCGCTTGCAATCAAAGAGCCCGACGGATGATTGTGCGCAACGATGACGCCACTCGCCCGGTCCCGAATCGCCTCGGCAAAAACCTCCCGGGCGTGCACCTGGGTTCGGTCGGCAAGGCCTTCCGTCACCACATGAACCCCCAAGAGCCCATTACAGTTACTTAAAGAGCTAACGACAAAACACTCCTGCTGTTTAAACTTGAGAAAGGCGATATGCGGCACAAGCGCACCGGGCGATGCGATGCTCTGCATCTGCGCACCCAGGAAAAAACGCCCCGAAAGTTCCAAGCACGCGAGAATTTGCGAAGCATTCGCCTTTCCAAGCCCTCCGATGCGGCAAAGTTCTTCAAGGCTCGGGCGACGAGCCATACCCGAAAGGAAGGTGGCAAGCTCTTCCGAAAGGGTAAAAACGTCCTTTTCGGAGGTTCCCCTGCCGAGAATCAGAGCGAGCAGGTCCGCGGTCGATAAGGACTCCGCGCCTTCCTTTTGCAAACGTTCCCGGGGAAGTTTTGTTCTGTCACAGACAATCATGCGATTTTTCCTCTCTTTTTAGATCTTTTTTTGTGATTTGGGACTCATCCTTATAGAAGGACGCTCGAAAAAGCGTTTTGTCCACCTCCAAGACGAAAAAAATCTTTTTCCTGTCCGTTCCCTCTATTGGGGTAACTTCCACTCCAAAACACAGATTTTCAAAATTTAAGATTCTCAAAAAATCAAAACTTTCACTCAAAAACAGATGATTTTAAAATTTTTAAAAAAATTTCATTCCAAAAATCAGCAAAATTAACCTTAAACAAGCAAAATCATGAACTTTTCAAAGCATCATTTTAAAAAATCGCATATTTTTTGCACAAAACCCTAGTAATAAGCCTTTTCATATTGTATATTTTACCTAGTAAAACGAATTCAATCTATCGAGAAATAACATGACAAATCACGCATTAAGCGGCGCACAGGTGATGCTCGATTGTTTAAAACGCGAAGGCGTTGACACAATCTTCGGTTATCCAGGCGGATCCGCAATTCCTCTTTTCGATGCACTCCTCGATTCTAATATTAAGATGGTGCTTTCCCGTCATGAACAGGGAGCAACCCACATGGCAGACGGCTATGCCCGTGCAACTGGCAAAGTCGGCGTTGTGCTCGTGACGAGCGGTCCGGGCGCCACCAATACATTTACCGGTATTTATACAGCTTTGATGGATTCCTCGCCGATTGTCGTGCTCGCCGCCCAGACGACCACTCCGAACCTCGGTAAGGACGCTTTCCAGGAATGCGATACGAGCGGCATGACTTTCGCAGCCGTGAAGCACTCCTTCCTCGTCAAGGACCCGAATGACCTTTCGCGCGTGGTGAAGGAAGCCTTCCACATCGCACGTTCGGGCCGTCCGGGTCCTGTGCTGATCGACCTTCCGAAGGACGTGACTGCAGGCAACTGCACCGCTTCTTTCAGCGATGAAATCGATCTCCCGGGTTACAAGATTCCGACTCACGCCGATCCGGAAGCCGTAGCGAAGGCAGCTGCACTTCTCAAAAAGTCCACAAAGCCTCTTCTCCTCGTCGGTCACGGCGCAATCATTTCTAACGCTTCCCGTCAGGTGAAGGAACTCGCCGAAAAGCTGAACGCTCCGGTAGTCGAAACCCTTCTCGGTCTCGGCGCTTTCCCAGAAACACATCCGCTTTCCCTCGGTATGCTCGGCATGCACGGTACCGCTTACGCGAACAAGGCCGTGCTCGAATGCGACTTGATCATGAGCATCGGTTCCCGCTGGGACGACCGCATCGTCGGTAAGATCGAAGAATTCTGCAAGGATGCAACGATTATCCATGTGGACATCGACCCGGCAGAAGAAGGCAAGATTCTGCAGCCGGATGCATTCCTCTGCGGCGATGCCAAGCTCGTTTTGGAACAGCTCCTCCCGCTCGTTTCCCGTCTCGATACAGAAGACTGGGTGAAGACCTGCCAGACTTACAAGAAGCGCTATCCGCTGACCTACCCGAAGCAGGGCGGTCTCCGTATGCAGCACATTATTTCGACCGTTTACGAGCTCACGAAGGGCAAGGCCATCGTCACGACAGACGTGGGTCAGCACCAGATGTGGGTCGCCCAGTTCTACAAGGCCGATTATCCGCGTCAGTTCATTTCGAGCGGCGGTGCAGGCACGATGGGCTTCGGTTTGCCATCCGCAATCGGTGCGGCCATCGGCGTCAGTTCCGAATTAAACTGGCCGATCTGCTGCTTCGCCGGTGACGGCGGATTCCAAATGACGGAATTCGAACTTTCGACAGCCGCCCTTCACAAGCTTCCGATCAAAATCTTCGTGATGGACAACAAGTACCTCGGCATGGTCCGCCAGTGGCAGGATATGTTCTACGGCAAGCGTTATTCTTCCGTGAGCATGGAAGGCAACCCGGACTTTGTAAAGCTCGCCGAAGCTTACGGAATCAGGGCATTCCGCATCAAGCGCTCCGCCGACGCCGAACGTATCATTCAGAAGGCTCTCGATTACAACGAAGGCCCAGTGCTCATCCACTGCGAATGTGAAGAAGAAGATAATGTGTTCCCGATGATTCCGGCGGGCGCCCCGCTCACCGCAATGATGACGGAACCGCCCAAAGGTCAGCTGGAAAAGCCGACAGGGAGCACCTAACCCATGGCTACATTTGATAAAAATGCATCGGCTCACTGCTTGAGCCTTCTCGTCGCAAACCGTCCCGGCGTTCTCGTGCGCATTGCGCTCGTGTTCTCCCGCCGTGGCTACAACCTCGACTCTCTCGTGGTGTCCCCGACGCTCAATCCGGACTTTAGCCGTATGAACATCGTGGCACACGGTAACCCAGAAATTCTCGTCCAGATCATCAAACAGCTCGAAAAGCTCGTCGACGTGATCCAGGCGAAGGACCACACCGGTTCGACCACCGTTGAAAAGGAACTTGCTTTGATCAAGGTCAAATGCAAGCCGGAACAGAGAACGGAAATTCTCCAGCTCTGCGACCACTTCAAGGCGGTTACCATCGATATGACCGAAACCTCGATGATTATCCAAATCACGGGTAACACGGACAAGATCGATGCGATGAAGCACCTCCTCGACAAATTCGAAGTGGTGGAATACATCCGTACCGGAAAAGTCATCATGCTTCGTGGCGAAGATATTACTTAATCGTAATTTTAACAGCAATCTTCCCAAAAAAAGTCCCGCGCAAGCGGGGCTTTTTTTATATTCAAGCACATGAAAATATTTGTAACAGGGGTGGCAGGACAACTCGGCCACGACGTCATTAATGAGCTCGCTAAAAGAGGTTACGAAGGGATCGCCAGCGACATCGCTCCGACATACAGCGGAATCCAAGATTCCTCTGAGGTCACGCAGGCAGCATACCGTTCCATGGACATTACAAACCCTAAAGCTGTAGAAGCGACCCTCACTGAAATCAACCCGGACGTTGTCATTCACTGCGCCGCCTGGACCGCAGTAGACCTCGCCGAAGACGAAGACAAGCAGGAAAAAGTTCGTGCGATCAACGCAGGCGGCACGAAGAACATCGCTCTCGTCTGCAAAAAGCTGAACTGCAAAATGGTCTACATCAGCACGGACTACGTCTTTGACGGTCAAGGCACAAAGCCCTGGGAGCCGGACTGCAAGGATTACAAGCCGCTGAACGTTTACGGTCAGACAAAGCTCGAAGGAGAACTCGCCGTAAGCGAAAATCTCGAAAAGTATTTCATCGTCCGCATCGCATGGGTCTTTGGCCTCAACGGCAAGAACTTCATCAAGACGATGCTGAACGTGGGAAAGACCCACGACAGCGTCCGCGTGGTAAACGACCAGGTCGGCACTCCAACTTACACCTACGACCTTGCCCGCCTGCTCGTCGACATGGTGGAAACGGAAAAATACGGCTACTACCATGCGACAAACGAAGGCGGATACATCAGCTGGTTCGACTTCACCCAAGAAATCTACAAGCAGGCGGGCCTCAAAACGAACGTTCTCCCGGTGACGACCGCGGAATATGGACTTTCGAAGGCTGCTCGTCCGTTCAACAGCCGACTCGACAAGTCAAAGCTTGTCGCAAACGGCTTTAAGCCTCTTCCGACGTGGCAGGATGCGCTTTCCCGCTACCTCAAGGAAATGCAGGACAACGCCTAAGCTTTTCGCTTTCTAGAAAAAAAGACTCGTCCATCGACGAGTCTTTTTTTGAAGTTCTAGAAGAATTACTTCTGTTCCGTTTCCGCCTGAGCCTGGCTCAAAAGATACGCGTTGATGAAAGGCTTGATCTTTCCATCAAGAACACCCGTCGTGTCGGACGTTTCTTCATTTGTACGCAAATCCTTCACCAGCTGATACGGTTGAAGAACATAGCTGCGGATCTGGGAGCCCCATTCCACCTTCTTCTTTTCGGCGAGGCGCGCATCGCGCTTCGCTTCTTCTTCCTGGCGATAATGTTCGGCGACCATCGTGGTGAGCATTTTCAAAGCCGTTGCACGGTTCTGAATCTGCGACCGTTCCGTCTGGCAGCTTGCGACGATACCCGTCGGGATATGCGTCATACGGACTGCGGAGTCGGTCTTGTTGATGTACTGCCCACCAGCACCCGAAGAACGGTAAACGTCCACGCGGATATCGGCCGGGTTGATTTCGAATTCGATTTCGTCGTGTTCCGGGTAAAGGTACACTGCACAGAAGCTCGTGTGACGGCGAGCGTTAGCGTCGAACGGGCTGATACGCACCAAGCGGTGAACACCGATTTCCGAACGGAGGAATCCGTAGGCGTATTCATCCTTGATTTCGATTGTCGCACTGCTGATGCCCGCTTCTTCGCCTTCCTGAACGTCGATGACCTTAAAGTCCATGCCTTCGCGTTCGAGGAAACGCTTGTACATCCGGAGCAGCATATTTGCCCAGTCGTGCGCTTCCGTTCCTCCTGCACCCGGGTGAAGGGTGAGGACTGCGGCACAAGCATCGTCCGGGCCCGAAAGCATCCGGCGAAACTCCATTTCGTCGACACGCTTCAAAAGGGCCTTGTAATCTTCTTCCACATTGTCGAAGAGTTCCTGCGAATCCGGTTCGGACTTAGCCATTTCGTAAAGTTCCGAAAGGTCATCGCAAGACGTGGAAAGCTCGTTCCAAGCGCCGATGGTCTTTTTGAGAGACGTAATCTTTTTGAGCAAGGCCTGGGCTTTGTCCTGATCATTCCAAAGATCCGGATTGCCGGATTCCTTTTCAAGTACCGAGAGCTCTACTTCCTTAGACTCAAGGTCAAAGATACCCCCGGAGCTTATCGATTCTCACGCGGAGTTCGGTAAGCCCTGTGTGCGAAGTCGTTGCCATTACTTGGCGCCTCCAATGGCACTTTCTGGAGTGTAATCCTTGTTCAGGTACTTGACCTTATACTTCTTGGCGAGTTCGTCCAAGTACTGCTTGATTTTGAGCTGACGTTCCTGTTCAGCCTGAACGCGGAGAATATATTCGATCTGGACCTTGTAATTTTCGAACTTGCCGTCGTTCTTTTCGGTGAGCATAAAGATCTGGAGACCTTCGCTCGTGGAGAAGACATCGGAGATTTCGCCAACGGTGAGCTTGCTGATGGCCTTTGCGAAGTCAGCGCCCTTGCTCTTGGCGAGGAACTTGTTCATCACGCCGCCTGTCTTACGAGCATCAGCGTCGTCGCTGTACTGAGCAGCGAGAGTAGCAAAGCTAGCCTTGCCAAGGCGAACCTGGGCTGCGAGACCCTTGAGGAGTTCCTTCTTGTCTTCGATAGCCTTCTTGGATTCACCCTTCTTGCTCTTGAGGAGAATGCGGGCGCCGCTGATGGTATCGTTCAAAGGTACCTTGGACTTGTTGAGTTCCCAGTAAGCGGAAATCTGCTTGTCGGTCGGATCTGTCGGATACGGCACCTTCTTTTCGAGAATGATGTCGCTCTGGAGCTGCTGTTCGATGCGCTGGTTGAACTGAGCTTCCGTGATGCCGCTCTTCTTGAGTTCCTTGTTAAAGGCGTCGATGCTCGGATACTGAGCCTTGAAAAGCTTGGCGACGCTGTCGATACGGTTTTTCGGAACCTTGATCGAAAGAGCCTTGGCTTCGAGCTTGATGAGTTCCTGACCGACGAGGTTATCGATCACAGCCCAACGAACCTGCTTCATCGCTTCTGGCGGAATCTGGCGGCCACGCGCCTGAGCCTTGGCGAGAGCTTCGGTAAGGCTGTCCACATGGCCCTGGGAAATACCAGTCTTACCGACTTGGATCACATCAAAATTTTTACCGTTCATGAGCTGAGCAGAACCGAAAGTTGCACAGACCATGACAGGGATAAGAGATTTCTTAACAAGATTGAAAAAGCGCATAAGCACCCTAGGTTAAATTTTGGACGCCGATAATATAGAAAAATCGGAACTCATGAATTCGAATCGGAAGCAGAACCCGAAGAGGTCTTACCCTTGACGGCGGAAACCACATCCGGGACGAGATCTGCAATCTTCGAAACGAGATTGTTGTCGCGAGCAATCGGCATGATGCGCACATCTTCGCCCGTAATTACGACAAAAGCGACCGGATTGATGGAAACGCCACCGCCAGAAGCCGCCACATTTTCCTTGTGACCGCCAAGGCCAAAGCCCATCGAAACGCGGCTCACCGGAATGACTGTTGTGGCTCCCGCCTGAATAGGCTTGCCAATCACCGTTTCCGCCTGGGAAACCAAGCGGAGCTTTTCGAGAATAGTATCTGCAAGTGTATCTATTTGTGCCATACGATAATAATAGTTATTCCGGAGAATCGTAAACGTCCTGGGCGACTTTTTCAAAGCGTTCCCGAAGCGATTTCACGCCCAAGTGCCCCCAGACACAGACAACTCTTCCGCCCGTTAAACGAAGCGCAACGCCGCGCTCCCCTGCCCCAGCGTCAAAACGGACCGTATCCGCCGAAAATTCGACACGACGGTCCGAACGCTGGATGTTTGCAATCCACTTCTGCCAGGCCTCCTGAGAAACGTAACCCCAGCTGCGGGCCGCATTCCAACGCAAATCGTTTCCCTGATACCCCTGCGCAAGCATCGGGAATTCCGACGGAATTCCCAAAAAGTTTCGCATTTGAATAGAGGTTTCTCCCGGAATACGGTCCTGAAGCGGCAAACTCAAGAATTCCTGAGGTAGACCCGTGCGATAATCCGGGAACGCCTGGACATAATGTTCAAGTTCCGCACGTTCATGGTTTCTCAAAAGCCCATAGCGGAATACAAAAAGGCGCTTGCCCGCACGCATAGCGATTTCACGGGAATCCCCTTCCACGACCGGGAGCGTTTCTTGCACAAGTCCGCTGTTCAAATAAAATGCGAGCGCCGCCATGTCCGAAGAAAATTCAAGGATTCGAATGTGAAGCGTATCGCCCGGAGTCGGCGCGTAATCGACTTCCGCCATGTTCGAAATCGCATAGCGATGCAAATGCCAAGCGTGCGGAACATGTTGCAGGACGGAATTCGAATCATAAAGCTGCACGTGGACAGGCGGCTTTTCACGGTACAAAAATTTGTACAGGTTCAAATTCAGAAGGGTCGAATTTCCTTCACAGGCGCCCCAAAACAACGCACAAAGTAACAGTCCTAAAATTTCAAAAGTTCGCATTCCCTAGTCCACCCCTTAACGATAATTTTCCTGTGTGAACAAGTCCCTCAAATGCCTGCTGAACGATTCGCCTCCGGGCATCGGCACATCAAAGAATTGAAAGGCGTGAGCCACCATCCGAGGATCCCTAGGCGAAAGCACCTTGCAAATCGAAAGGTTCAGCTTTCGCTTTCGAGGCTCGTCCATATCCGCGTATCCAATGTCCTTTCCCATTCCCACAAGGCCGATCCAGCTGCGCAGTTCAAACGCAAACGGAACCGGGACGATGTCGCCCGGAATATTTTGCCGAGCAAGTCCAAGGCCCCGCGGAGCAGGCGAAAACAGGCGCGATGTCGCCCAGATCGCCTTGGGGCGGTAAGAGCTCTTTCCCATAAAAAAGATTTCGCCTAAATCTCGAAGGATTCCCTTGTACTCGGTCGAAAAAGCCCAACCGGTAAGCGGAGTCCGTCGGCGGACAAAGTTTCCGACGCTCCAGAAGATTCCCGGCACGCTTTCTTCCACGGGCCATGCGAATGTTTTTTTGGCTGAGCGGACAGTTTCGATAACTTCTACTTCGGTCGGAAGCGGAAACGTCCACAGCCTTTCTGCAGGGAACTTTTGAAAAAGCGCCTGCAAAACCTTTTGCAATAGCGAAAGCGGAATTTCTTGCGAAAGGCAAGAGCCTAAAAGGACCCAGGCGATTTTCGCTTCTGGAGATTCCGCTTGTTCGGCAACGGCGACAATCGGGTCCGGTACACTTTCAAAAGACCGCACGAATTCGGCAGTCTCCTTCATGACATCCGGATGTTCCTTTACCCACTGCATTCCGACTGTTTCTGCTGAATTAAATCAGGCTCTGACCCATCTTGACCGCCTGTCCGAGAGTCGACTTGAACAGGTTCGGCTGGCGTTCGGCAAGGATCTTGTCCGCAACCAGAATCACGGTACTGCCCATTTCAAAGCGACCGAGTTCCGAGCCGCGTTCAAAACGGTATTCCGACTCTGGAACGTAATCCACACGCGGAGCCTTGCGCGGGAGCTTGCCCACGTTCGTTATCCAGTTCGGAGCGTAATTGACCACGATGCGGCCCACGTTCGTCGCACCGACCTTTACGAGCAAAAGTTCGCCTCCGCCATCCACGGCAATACGGGTTGTAATGCGTTCATTGATGCAGAAGAGACCTTCCACACGTTCCGCGCTCCAAGGGTTCACCGGCCAGAGCGTTCCCGGGCAATAGCTTGCCGAAACGAGCTTTCCCGCTACCGGGGAATGGATACGGTGGTAGTTGAACGGAGCGAGGTAGATTGTCGCAAAACGTCCACCGTCGAACCGTTCCGCAAGTTCCGGATCGCGAAGGAGTTCCGCGAGGGAATATTGCTTTCCCTTCGCCTGGATCATTTCCGCGTTCTTGCCTTCGAGGATTCCCGTCTGGGATTCACGACCGTCGACCGGGCTTACGACTTCGGCATCGGCAATCGGGCGAGCTCCATCCTTCAGAGTGCGGATAAAAAGTTCACCGATATTCGCATACGACGAAAGCGGTGCAGAAGCCTCTTCCATGTTCAAAGAATATGCTTTGGCAAACAGGTTGCGGGCAAGCTTCGAAAGGAAGGGAACCTTCAAATTGACAAGATTACCGAAAAGCCTCGATTCGAGATTCTTCGGCAGGAGTTTCATAAACACATAACGAGGAGAATTCATCGTTGCAAAATTATATAACTTTGAAGCAATTTGAAACCAAAGGTTATCATATGGACTATCTATTTTTAGTCATCGGACTCGCCTTACTTCTTCTTGGAGCAGAATTCCTCGTAGACTCTTCCGTCGCGATTGCCAAACGCGCTCAAATTTCGAGCTTTATCATCGGTCTTACGATCGTCGGCATGGGAACCTCGGCGCCGGAGCTTTTTGTTTCGCTCTCTTCCGCACTTTCGGGCCACGGAGACGTCGCTATGGGAAACATCGTCGGCTCCAACATCTGCAACATTTTTTTGATTTTAGGCGTTTCTGCCACGATTACACCTTTCGCCATTCAAAATGACATTGTGAAGCGCGACATTCCTTTTGGAATCTTTGCCGCGCTCTTGCTATTTGTGCTTGCGAACGACTCCCGGATTTTTAACTCTGCGGAAAGCGGACTTTCCCGAATCGAAGGCATCGTTTTTCTCGTTTTGTTCTTTGCCTACATGGCTTTTACAATTACAAAGAGCCTCAAGAACCGCAGTAAAGAGGAAGAGGAAGAAGCGGAGTCCAAGCTTTCCGGAAAGCCGCTTCCCCTGCTCATCCTGATTGCGATTGCCTCTCTTGCGGGGCTGATCGGAGGCGGGAACCTGTTCCTTTCTTCTGCTGAAAATTTGGCGCGCGCCTGGGGAGTCAGCGAAGCGGTGATTGCGATTACCATCGTCGCTATAGGAACTTCCCTGCCGGAACTCATCACTTCGATTATCGCCTCTCTCAAGAACAATTCCGAGCTCGCGCTCGGTAACGTCATCGGTTCGAATACCTTCAACATTTTACTGAT
Coding sequences within it:
- the ilvN gene encoding acetolactate synthase small subunit; its protein translation is MATFDKNASAHCLSLLVANRPGVLVRIALVFSRRGYNLDSLVVSPTLNPDFSRMNIVAHGNPEILVQIIKQLEKLVDVIQAKDHTGSTTVEKELALIKVKCKPEQRTEILQLCDHFKAVTIDMTETSMIIQITGNTDKIDAMKHLLDKFEVVEYIRTGKVIMLRGEDIT
- a CDS encoding JAB domain-containing protein codes for the protein MIVCDRTKLPRERLQKEGAESLSTADLLALILGRGTSEKDVFTLSEELATFLSGMARRPSLEELCRIGGLGKANASQILACLELSGRFFLGAQMQSIASPGALVPHIAFLKFKQQECFVVSSLSNCNGLLGVHVVTEGLADRTQVHAREVFAEAIRDRASGVIVAHNHPSGSLIASEEDKQVTRCLVQAGKLLEIPVLDHLIISFRGFTSLRREFPELFET
- the prfB gene encoding peptide chain release factor 2 (programmed frameshift) translates to MATTSHTGLTELRVRIDKLRGYLDLESKEVELSVLEKESGNPDLWNDQDKAQALLKKITSLKKTIGAWNELSTSCDDLSELYEMAKSEPDSQELFDNVEEDYKALLKRVDEMEFRRMLSGPDDACAAVLTLHPGAGGTEAHDWANMLLRMYKRFLEREGMDFKVIDVQEGEEAGISSATIEIKDEYAYGFLRSEIGVHRLVRISPFDANARRHTSFCAVYLYPEHDEIEFEINPADIRVDVYRSSGAGGQYINKTDSAVRMTHIPTGIVASCQTERSQIQNRATALKMLTTMVAEHYRQEEEAKRDARLAEKKKVEWGSQIRSYVLQPYQLVKDLRTNEETSDTTGVLDGKIKPFINAYLLSQAQAETEQK
- the rfbD gene encoding dTDP-4-dehydrorhamnose reductase; amino-acid sequence: MKIFVTGVAGQLGHDVINELAKRGYEGIASDIAPTYSGIQDSSEVTQAAYRSMDITNPKAVEATLTEINPDVVIHCAAWTAVDLAEDEDKQEKVRAINAGGTKNIALVCKKLNCKMVYISTDYVFDGQGTKPWEPDCKDYKPLNVYGQTKLEGELAVSENLEKYFIVRIAWVFGLNGKNFIKTMLNVGKTHDSVRVVNDQVGTPTYTYDLARLLVDMVETEKYGYYHATNEGGYISWFDFTQEIYKQAGLKTNVLPVTTAEYGLSKAARPFNSRLDKSKLVANGFKPLPTWQDALSRYLKEMQDNA
- a CDS encoding GerW family sporulation protein; protein product: MAQIDTLADTILEKLRLVSQAETVIGKPIQAGATTVIPVSRVSMGFGLGGHKENVAASGGGVSINPVAFVVITGEDVRIMPIARDNNLVSKIADLVPDVVSAVKGKTSSGSASDSNS
- a CDS encoding peptidylprolyl isomerase — its product is MRFFNLVKKSLIPVMVCATFGSAQLMNGKNFDVIQVGKTGISQGHVDSLTEALAKAQARGRQIPPEAMKQVRWAVIDNLVGQELIKLEAKALSIKVPKNRIDSVAKLFKAQYPSIDAFNKELKKSGITEAQFNQRIEQQLQSDIILEKKVPYPTDPTDKQISAYWELNKSKVPLNDTISGARILLKSKKGESKKAIEDKKELLKGLAAQVRLGKASFATLAAQYSDDADARKTGGVMNKFLAKSKGADFAKAISKLTVGEISDVFSTSEGLQIFMLTEKNDGKFENYKVQIEYILRVQAEQERQLKIKQYLDELAKKYKVKYLNKDYTPESAIGGAK
- the ilvB gene encoding biosynthetic-type acetolactate synthase large subunit; translation: MTNHALSGAQVMLDCLKREGVDTIFGYPGGSAIPLFDALLDSNIKMVLSRHEQGATHMADGYARATGKVGVVLVTSGPGATNTFTGIYTALMDSSPIVVLAAQTTTPNLGKDAFQECDTSGMTFAAVKHSFLVKDPNDLSRVVKEAFHIARSGRPGPVLIDLPKDVTAGNCTASFSDEIDLPGYKIPTHADPEAVAKAAALLKKSTKPLLLVGHGAIISNASRQVKELAEKLNAPVVETLLGLGAFPETHPLSLGMLGMHGTAYANKAVLECDLIMSIGSRWDDRIVGKIEEFCKDATIIHVDIDPAEEGKILQPDAFLCGDAKLVLEQLLPLVSRLDTEDWVKTCQTYKKRYPLTYPKQGGLRMQHIISTVYELTKGKAIVTTDVGQHQMWVAQFYKADYPRQFISSGGAGTMGFGLPSAIGAAIGVSSELNWPICCFAGDGGFQMTEFELSTAALHKLPIKIFVMDNKYLGMVRQWQDMFYGKRYSSVSMEGNPDFVKLAEAYGIRAFRIKRSADAERIIQKALDYNEGPVLIHCECEEEDNVFPMIPAGAPLTAMMTEPPKGQLEKPTGST
- a CDS encoding OmpA family protein, which produces MKNCIKCLALLGLSASLAFAHETFNKSGQLGFDKTYSAQSMKHGQLGISVLGDISNDKSVFSDEEFYSNTGRNGVSEYYGANGYFGMSFGMFEIVDVAVMLPLYYDHVGFDKYTDEKGKETRAGDAANQGYLGNLRASLKFRAPLPEDQLFDIALLLGMDFPTTDANKRGLWIREPDYINRNTGVGYAYGNKNSIMRFVLAATMDMRKIEAAPILIHLNGGYRFTVGNDNFPGFYNVAAGIEIYPLPVVSIFGEYYMDIFDGDYEGLKPMTMNEASVGLVFHIGSHLDLQVGGHFAVTKKYTEGRVSGGFSHDGSHMTNGNTEAVWTYKARTVPQAYGFGGITWSGFLIDPDRDGDGVPDSEDKCPDERGDKRNDGCPWPNPDLDEDGICDAWVAEKGLHSEFAEICEGIDQCPNEQGAGSDGCPLDNPDPDADGVCDPWVSQKNMLAKFADVCTGIDECPAQAGSPNFSGCPTKLPDPDNDSLCSPWVTDEGLLAEFANVCKGYDMCPGEAGPVANKGCPWPDPDVDGDGLCDAWVTEKQLGYFFENPTDPNMKQCKGVDKCPAEYGPIENEGCPLGNPDSDQDSVCDAWVSERGMLDDYKSVCTGVDKCPNEKGPLATDGCPTEDPDVDHDGVCDAWVTQKGMQDVFKDVCTGLDKCPYDSGSVKNDGCPLDNPDSDKDGVCDAWVTQKGMLEMFADVCTGLDKCPFDSGSVSNNGCPLDNPDSDADGVCDPWVTQKGMLDMFAGQCSGLDKCPFEAGSPDADGCPVEEIKLEVYFASGKAKLTANSKRTLRELAKKLNSKERKDERYQILGYTDDRGNDKSNLKLSQKRADAVVTELVKNGVDKSRLEAVGMGEADPVADNSTAEGRELNRRIMMKRVQ